The following coding sequences lie in one Pseudorca crassidens isolate mPseCra1 chromosome 2, mPseCra1.hap1, whole genome shotgun sequence genomic window:
- the LOC137212043 gene encoding large ribosomal subunit protein eL21-like: protein MTNTKTKRRGTCYMFSRPFRKHRVVLLATYMRIYKKGDIVDIKGTGTVHKGMPHKCYHGKTGSVYNVTQHAVGILVNKQVKGKILAKRINVHIKHIKHSESRDSFLKQVKENDQKKKEAKEKGTWVQLKLQPAPPKEAHFMRTNGKEPKLLEPIPYEFMA from the coding sequence ATGACCAACACAAAGACAAAGAGGAGGGGCACCTGCTACATGTTCTCTAGGCCTTTTAGGAAACACAGAGTTGTTCTTTTGGCCACATACATGCGAATCTACAAGAAAGGTGATATTGTAGATATCAAGGGAACGGGCACTGTTCATAAAGGAATGCCCCACAAATGTTACCATGGCAAAACTGGGAGTGTCTACAATGTTACCCAGCATGCTGTTGGCATCCTTGTAAACAAACAAGTTAAGGGCAAGATTCTTGCCAAGAGAATTAATGTGCATATCAAGCATATTAAGCACTCTGAGAGTCGAGATAGCTTCCTGAAACAGGTGaaggaaaatgatcagaaaaagaaggaagccaaaGAGAAAGGTACTTGGGTTCAACTGAAGCTCCAGCCTGCTCCACCCAAAGAAGCACACTTCATGAGAACCAATGGAAAAGAGCCTAAACTGTTGGAGCCCATTCCCTATGAATTCATGGCATGA
- the CDK18 gene encoding cyclin-dependent kinase 18 isoform X1: MNKMKNFKRRFSLSVPRTETIEESLVEFTEQFNQLHSRHNEGLQLHPLGRDPQPESSTFSPADRGEDPGQLSPGMQYRRQNQRRFSMEDISKRLSLPMDIRLPQEFLQKLQLESPDLPKPLTRMSRRASLSDIGFGKLETYVKLDKLGEGTYATVFKGRSKLTENLVALKEIRLEHEEGAPCTAIREVSLLRNLKHANIVTLHDLIHTERSLTLVFEYLDSDLKQYLDHCGNLMSMHNVKIFMFQLLRGLAYCHRRKILHRDLKPQNLLINERGELKLADFGLARAKSVPTKTYSNEVVTLWYRPPDVLLGSTEYSTPIDMWGVGCIHYEMATGRPLFPGSTVKEELHLIFRLLGTPTEETWPGVMALSEFRAYNFPQYLPQPLISHAPRLDTDGINLLTGLLLYESKSRVSAEAALRHPYFRSLGERVHQLEDRDPAPEGPRLPGPGLSAARAREEPAAEHLLSYAHPAVAQGTRGHTEHNCGRMGPVWPRRTEE, translated from the exons ATGAACAAAATGAAGAACTTTAAGCGCCGCTTCTCCCTGTCAGTGCCCCGCACCGAGACCATCGAGGAGTCCTTGGTCGAGTTCACAGAGCAGTTCAACCAGCTCCACAGCCGGCACAATGAGG GCCTGCAGCTCCATCCTCTGGGCAGAGACCCCCAGCCAGAGTCCAGCACCTTCTCCCCCGCAGACAGAGGGGAGGACCCCGGGCAGCTGTCCCCTGGCATGCAGTACCGGCGGCAGAACCAGCGCCGCTTCTCCATGGAG GACATCAGTAAGAGGCTCTCTCTGCCCATGGACATACGACTGCCCCAGGAATTCCTCCAGAAGCTGCAGCTGGAGAGCCCAGACCTGCCCAAACCGCTCACCCGAATGTCCCGCCGTGCCTCCCTG TCAGATATCGGCTTTGGGAAACTGGAAACATACGTGAAACTGGACAAACTGGGGGAG GGAACCTATGCCACGGTCTTCAAAGGGCGCAGCAAACTGACAGAGAACCTCGTGGCCCTGAAGGAGATCCGGCTGGAACATGAAGAAGGCGCGCCCTGCACTGCCATCCGAGAGG TGTCTTTACTGAGGAACCTGAAACATGCCAATATTGTGACCCTGCATGACCTCATCCACACGGAGCGCTCCCTCACTCTGGTGTTTGAGTACCTG GACAGTGACCTGAAGCAGTATCTGGACCACTGTGGAAACCTCATGAGCATGCACAACGTCAAG ATTTTCATGTTCCAGCTGCTCCGGGGCCTTGCCTACTGCCACCGACGCAAGATCCTGCACCGGGACCTGAAACCCCAGAACCTGCTCATCAACGAGAGAGGGGAGCTGAAGCTGGCCGACTTCG GACTGGCCCGGGCCAAGTCAGTGCCCACGAAGACCTACTCCAATGAGGTGGTGACCCTGTGGTACAGGCCCCCCGACGTGCTGCTGGGGTCCACGGAGTACTCCACCCCCATCGATATGTG GGGCGTGGGCTGCATCCATTACGAGATGGCCACAGGGAGGCCCCTCTTCCCCGGCTCCACGGTTAAGGAGGAGCTGCACCTCATCTTCCGACTCCTCG GGACCCCCACGGAAGAGACGTGGCCTGGTGTGATGGCCCTGTCCGAGTTCCGAGCGTACAACTTCCCCCAGTACCTGCCCCAGCCGCTCATCAGTCATGCTCCCAG GTTGGACACTGATGGCATCAACCTCCTGACCGGCCTCCTCCTG tacgAATCCAAGAGTCGCGTGTCAGCAGAGGCGGCCCTGAGGCACCCCTACTTCCGGTCTCTGGGGGAGCGTGTGCACCAGCTCGAAGACA GAGATCCAGCTCCAGAAGGACCCAGGCTACCGGGGCCTGGCCTTTCAGCAGCCAG GGCGAGGGAAGAGCCGGCGGCAGAGCATCTTCTGAGCTATGCCCACCCTGCTGTGGCCCAAGGGACGAGAGGTCACACTGAGCACAATTGCGGCAGGATGGGGCCCGTGTGGCCTCGGAGGACTGAGGAGTGA
- the CDK18 gene encoding cyclin-dependent kinase 18 isoform X2 codes for MRDISKRLSLPMDIRLPQEFLQKLQLESPDLPKPLTRMSRRASLSDIGFGKLETYVKLDKLGEGTYATVFKGRSKLTENLVALKEIRLEHEEGAPCTAIREVSLLRNLKHANIVTLHDLIHTERSLTLVFEYLDSDLKQYLDHCGNLMSMHNVKIFMFQLLRGLAYCHRRKILHRDLKPQNLLINERGELKLADFGLARAKSVPTKTYSNEVVTLWYRPPDVLLGSTEYSTPIDMWGVGCIHYEMATGRPLFPGSTVKEELHLIFRLLGTPTEETWPGVMALSEFRAYNFPQYLPQPLISHAPRLDTDGINLLTGLLLYESKSRVSAEAALRHPYFRSLGERVHQLEDRDPAPEGPRLPGPGLSAARAREEPAAEHLLSYAHPAVAQGTRGHTEHNCGRMGPVWPRRTEE; via the exons ATGAGG GACATCAGTAAGAGGCTCTCTCTGCCCATGGACATACGACTGCCCCAGGAATTCCTCCAGAAGCTGCAGCTGGAGAGCCCAGACCTGCCCAAACCGCTCACCCGAATGTCCCGCCGTGCCTCCCTG TCAGATATCGGCTTTGGGAAACTGGAAACATACGTGAAACTGGACAAACTGGGGGAG GGAACCTATGCCACGGTCTTCAAAGGGCGCAGCAAACTGACAGAGAACCTCGTGGCCCTGAAGGAGATCCGGCTGGAACATGAAGAAGGCGCGCCCTGCACTGCCATCCGAGAGG TGTCTTTACTGAGGAACCTGAAACATGCCAATATTGTGACCCTGCATGACCTCATCCACACGGAGCGCTCCCTCACTCTGGTGTTTGAGTACCTG GACAGTGACCTGAAGCAGTATCTGGACCACTGTGGAAACCTCATGAGCATGCACAACGTCAAG ATTTTCATGTTCCAGCTGCTCCGGGGCCTTGCCTACTGCCACCGACGCAAGATCCTGCACCGGGACCTGAAACCCCAGAACCTGCTCATCAACGAGAGAGGGGAGCTGAAGCTGGCCGACTTCG GACTGGCCCGGGCCAAGTCAGTGCCCACGAAGACCTACTCCAATGAGGTGGTGACCCTGTGGTACAGGCCCCCCGACGTGCTGCTGGGGTCCACGGAGTACTCCACCCCCATCGATATGTG GGGCGTGGGCTGCATCCATTACGAGATGGCCACAGGGAGGCCCCTCTTCCCCGGCTCCACGGTTAAGGAGGAGCTGCACCTCATCTTCCGACTCCTCG GGACCCCCACGGAAGAGACGTGGCCTGGTGTGATGGCCCTGTCCGAGTTCCGAGCGTACAACTTCCCCCAGTACCTGCCCCAGCCGCTCATCAGTCATGCTCCCAG GTTGGACACTGATGGCATCAACCTCCTGACCGGCCTCCTCCTG tacgAATCCAAGAGTCGCGTGTCAGCAGAGGCGGCCCTGAGGCACCCCTACTTCCGGTCTCTGGGGGAGCGTGTGCACCAGCTCGAAGACA GAGATCCAGCTCCAGAAGGACCCAGGCTACCGGGGCCTGGCCTTTCAGCAGCCAG GGCGAGGGAAGAGCCGGCGGCAGAGCATCTTCTGAGCTATGCCCACCCTGCTGTGGCCCAAGGGACGAGAGGTCACACTGAGCACAATTGCGGCAGGATGGGGCCCGTGTGGCCTCGGAGGACTGAGGAGTGA
- the CDK18 gene encoding cyclin-dependent kinase 18 isoform X3 encodes MNKMKNFKRRFSLSVPRTETIEESLVEFTEQFNQLHSRHNEGLQLHPLGRDPQPESSTFSPADRGEDPGQLSPGMQYRRQNQRRFSMEDISKRLSLPMDIRLPQEFLQKLQLESPDLPKPLTRMSRRASLSDIGFGKLETYVKLDKLGEGTYATVFKGRSKLTENLVALKEIRLEHEEGAPCTAIREVSLLRNLKHANIVTLHDLIHTERSLTLVFEYLDSDLKQYLDHCGNLMSMHNVKIFMFQLLRGLAYCHRRKILHRDLKPQNLLINERGELKLADFGLARAKSVPTKTYSNEVVTLWYRPPDVLLGSTEYSTPIDMWGVGCIHYEMATGRPLFPGSTVKEELHLIFRLLGTPTEETWPGVMALSEFRAYNFPQYLPQPLISHAPRLDTDGINLLTGLLLYESKSRVSAEAALRHPYFRSLGERVHQLEDTASIFSLKEIQLQKDPGYRGLAFQQPGRGKSRRQSIF; translated from the exons ATGAACAAAATGAAGAACTTTAAGCGCCGCTTCTCCCTGTCAGTGCCCCGCACCGAGACCATCGAGGAGTCCTTGGTCGAGTTCACAGAGCAGTTCAACCAGCTCCACAGCCGGCACAATGAGG GCCTGCAGCTCCATCCTCTGGGCAGAGACCCCCAGCCAGAGTCCAGCACCTTCTCCCCCGCAGACAGAGGGGAGGACCCCGGGCAGCTGTCCCCTGGCATGCAGTACCGGCGGCAGAACCAGCGCCGCTTCTCCATGGAG GACATCAGTAAGAGGCTCTCTCTGCCCATGGACATACGACTGCCCCAGGAATTCCTCCAGAAGCTGCAGCTGGAGAGCCCAGACCTGCCCAAACCGCTCACCCGAATGTCCCGCCGTGCCTCCCTG TCAGATATCGGCTTTGGGAAACTGGAAACATACGTGAAACTGGACAAACTGGGGGAG GGAACCTATGCCACGGTCTTCAAAGGGCGCAGCAAACTGACAGAGAACCTCGTGGCCCTGAAGGAGATCCGGCTGGAACATGAAGAAGGCGCGCCCTGCACTGCCATCCGAGAGG TGTCTTTACTGAGGAACCTGAAACATGCCAATATTGTGACCCTGCATGACCTCATCCACACGGAGCGCTCCCTCACTCTGGTGTTTGAGTACCTG GACAGTGACCTGAAGCAGTATCTGGACCACTGTGGAAACCTCATGAGCATGCACAACGTCAAG ATTTTCATGTTCCAGCTGCTCCGGGGCCTTGCCTACTGCCACCGACGCAAGATCCTGCACCGGGACCTGAAACCCCAGAACCTGCTCATCAACGAGAGAGGGGAGCTGAAGCTGGCCGACTTCG GACTGGCCCGGGCCAAGTCAGTGCCCACGAAGACCTACTCCAATGAGGTGGTGACCCTGTGGTACAGGCCCCCCGACGTGCTGCTGGGGTCCACGGAGTACTCCACCCCCATCGATATGTG GGGCGTGGGCTGCATCCATTACGAGATGGCCACAGGGAGGCCCCTCTTCCCCGGCTCCACGGTTAAGGAGGAGCTGCACCTCATCTTCCGACTCCTCG GGACCCCCACGGAAGAGACGTGGCCTGGTGTGATGGCCCTGTCCGAGTTCCGAGCGTACAACTTCCCCCAGTACCTGCCCCAGCCGCTCATCAGTCATGCTCCCAG GTTGGACACTGATGGCATCAACCTCCTGACCGGCCTCCTCCTG tacgAATCCAAGAGTCGCGTGTCAGCAGAGGCGGCCCTGAGGCACCCCTACTTCCGGTCTCTGGGGGAGCGTGTGCACCAGCTCGAAGACA CTGCTTCCATCTTCTCCCTGAAGGAGATCCAGCTCCAGAAGGACCCAGGCTACCGGGGCCTGGCCTTTCAGCAGCCAG GGCGAGGGAAGAGCCGGCGGCAGAGCATCTTCTGA